One window of the Onychostoma macrolepis isolate SWU-2019 chromosome 21, ASM1243209v1, whole genome shotgun sequence genome contains the following:
- the LOC131528734 gene encoding E3 ubiquitin-protein ligase TRIM35-like produces MACRSSFEEDLSCPVCCDIFINPVVLSCSHSICNDCVQRFWGSKRLKECPVCRRRSSKEHPPVNLALKNLCESYQQKLSRRSSFGGESVCGLHKEKLKLFCLDDQEPVCLVCRDSRKHADHRFSPVDEAVMDNKEILKDVLEHLEEKRRIFECLKECFNEDYELEFNAQYAERRIKAEFEELHQFLRDEEAARITTLREEEKRRSRMMKQKMDETSRQISSLSCTIRDVEEQMNADDVSFLQNFNATLQRARCNLQIPEPNPAVTISFSNHLTNLKLTVLQKMQDNVESSYFNINSSHIQSDLAAMAISDNPEEHNEYEHFPRDGGNGTEIFGGQRSNEDLQQFPWKVHPVCATNFFPTLVGTTDPTHNLPTFRKRLPPSQITHSHIMTNYGRKLVAPAQSKSLFRWQSVLSPLKSHFGAGSPSTHTTVGGNPLQVDLRFLTFRGADFSHQDMVICDNEVQK; encoded by the exons ATGGCGTGTAGATCTTCTTTTGAGGAGGATTTGTCCTGTCCTGTGTGCTGCGACATTTTTATAAATCCTGTAGTTCTGTCCTGTAGTCACAGCATCTGTAACGATTGTGTTCAGAGGTTTTGGGGAAGTAAAAGACTTAAAGAATGTCCAGTTTGCAGAAGAAGATCTTCAAAGGAGCATCCTCCAGTAAATTTGGCTTTGAAGAACCTGTGTGAGTCCTACCAACAAAAGCTGAGCCGAAGATCTTCATTTGGAGGTGAAAGTGTCTGCGGTCTTCACAAAGAGAAGCTCAAGCTCTTCTGTCTGGATGATCAAGAGCCCGTGTGTTTGGTGTGTCGGGACTCCAGAAAACACGCAGACCACAGATTCTCTCCTGTAGATGAAGCCGTGATGGACAATAAG GAGATTCTCAAAGATGTACTGGAACACTTGGAGGAGAAGCGGAGAATATTTGAGTGTCTTAAAGAGTGTTTTAATGAAGACTATGAACTCGAG tttaatgctCAATATGCTGAGAGGCGGATTAAAGCAGAGTTTGAGGAACTTCATCAGTTTCTACGTGATGAAGAAGCTGCCAGAATAACAACACTGAGAGAAGAGGAGAAACGGAGGAGTCGGATGATGAAGCAGAAGATGGATGAGACGAGCAGACAGATTTCATCTCTCTCATGTACAATCAGAGATGTAGAGGAGCAGATGAACGCTGATGATGTTTCATTTTTGCAG AACTTTAACGCCACATTGCAGAG agcTCGGTGTAACCTGCAAATTCCAGAACCCAATCCAGCAGTGACGATCAGTTTCTCAAATCACCTGACCAACCTGAAGCTCACTGTCTTACAGAAGATGCAGGACAATGTTGAAT CCTCATACTTCAACATCAATTCATCTCATATTCAATCTGATCTCGCTGCAATGGCGATTTCTGACAATCCAGAGGAACATAATGAATATGAGCATTTCCCGAGGGATGGAGGGAATGGTACGGAAATATTTGGGGGCCAACGGTCCAATGAAGACCTACAACAATTTCCATGGAAAGTTCATCCAGTCTGTGCGACTAATTTTTTCCCCACCCTAGTCGGCACCACAGATCCAACCCACAACCTGCCCACGTTCCGCAAAAGACTTCCTCCGTCACAGATCACCCACAGCCACATTATGACAAACTATGGACGCAAACTCGTAGCCCCCGCTCAGTCGAAATCGCTGTTTAGGTGGCAGAGTGTTCTCTCTCCACTGAAATCACATTTTGGAGCGGGGTCTCCCTCGACCCACACCACAGTTGGGGGGAATCCTCTTCAAGTGGACCTGAGGTTTTTGACGTTCAGGGGGGCCGACTTCAGTCATCAAGATATGGTGATCTGTGACAATGAAGTTCAGAAGTAA